A single window of Cololabis saira isolate AMF1-May2022 chromosome 24, fColSai1.1, whole genome shotgun sequence DNA harbors:
- the LOC133425180 gene encoding interferon-induced very large GTPase 1-like isoform X2 yields the protein MDQWEDKRVPLLREQKRGRGVQSIQLQTRDDVTSEDPDDFREVMTSGIDKDIEVKRWLKRTLENLGSKGLEEFQWYLVNADESEDGFKPIPLCRLEHAGRLDTVDLMVQRFSSKTREVAKTVLKNMKSDKEKSLPEPFFQEDPNFPAGATGTFDVGLCGNEKKQPRNISEENKKTQREEFEDILSRLHLLDRYQHKFSPADLAKICPSVKQSNDTCEKDLAQTFLQKLMMLDYRARYISVRKNSSKVNRSESLQVSDSDDTDDSDLDALFSTVVIDQSKQSHVHPMDVQMAVFHCSDSFLRQNMITKLSQCQYALPLLVPDPAGSDIECPLWAFRQINKTWKIRDDSNTVIMKSMPICKANIPMVTFLRLGSLSQSKSQLMNRLINERHNMFFHRNCPGSTKTRHLMDGVAEIAWYCPAGRPDDSFTDCIAFCNLHGDSLSIDKQRKILIKISSVIVVLVPNLKKKQESSAVMSTLYKSEKPLVVLVADDDFNATEMKPQKYKLGLKDRNQSDVCEELKQIIGKVLSGLHTSFQLESIAEVSGVRVDENDPVCQEGKSAAMEISKLIQGMDVSWIKHYLLPCQGQLWHEWSRINKELYHKGTTEEEKSQKEKRLMKLREEQRAVSCRKLMKPITKSLMGLAPEVNAFYLKWTQIQLDALSTDDLSLILQEYDQKWSEVLALKNKHDKSALLKEKQTELEQLSKKLQSATFGLEHIFREMGQIYEAHASQEKQTRRSKTEWDKYPALAADLMISGHPMELMDGDAGHVPLTWISSVLQEVIYKLGDQRVFVLSVLGVQSSGKSTMLNAMFGLQFAVSACRGTRGAHMQLVRLSEEIKEDFKFDYILVVYTEGLRAPELEGYTSLKHDNELAAFVVGLGNLTLINIFGENPAEMQDVLQIVVQAFMRMKKVNLSPSCVFVHQNVTSIAAAEKNMDGRRRLQEKLDKMVQLAAKEEVCDAECFNDVIEFDIQKDVTYFAQLWEGSPPMAPVNPGYSESVQELKNLILSKASASAGITLSRFSSKVKDLWTALMNEHFVFYFKNTLEIAAYRRLEVQYGNWTWDLRTEMLTIENQIYPKIKKGQIDKVELSYLSKEMSKRFGEITKNMAVFFDNDTDKEILAQWRVGFEIKIKEFHDEHVSGVKRKLDEVIQQNKTRKNLDEKTREYESKLLQKSRELAHWLKDKARDEKELKQQFDSVWGGWVTEFTKGTKPIEDINLEEDPKHVLLDLGFEWSIIDESKKSGRYKKLSEAMNYCDYITHKKSQRTKTPSFYPSQVNMYTKFWNVFPTEPKVGFEEQQLIRYLVNDVEQKSLEYIQSKPVATQGYSSAYLHKMAHSVKQAVTEFNAEKKFSLQKEFTVDLSLYVFDKAESWILKSHKAYKEKNDALTYLDTKKNGYYNIFRSYCRGNPSAVVFAELICERLKVSAVEAVCNTTNIHLAGDMRYNFPAFNGNRLTLEKYVLKSLAEKEDFSKFITYITNARKQVEEFIKEEVKKYIFIEHKDESLKKLQKNVDDIDKLVSQASFEATYQVKTKKGDIEMWVEEFSGLLGNTLTLDTISCQNFSDINNFDFLKEEIERGLKSIKEMKRLSLDDVTKFRLKPDEILIEQLCNGCWERCPFCGTVCTNTVADHIRDKEKDKHSALFHQPSGVQGQHIKGTVDLVIDFCTTLVVSDGSFYPSHDSEETVPYKRYQTAGGKYASWRITADESKLAYWKWFVCRFQEDLEDHYKMKFQGHGEIPCEWRNCSKEEAIESLDEMFRL from the exons CATTCAGCTTCAAACACGTGATGATGTGACGTCTGAGGACCCTGATGACTTCAGGGAAGTGATGACCTCCGGGATTGACAAAGATATT gagGTAAAGAGGTGGTTGAAGCGCACTTTGGAGAATTTGGGCTCCAAGGGGCTGGAGGAATTCCAGTGGTACCTGGTGAATGCAGATGAATCAGAAGATGGTTTCAAACCGATCCCACTGTGTCGTCTGGAGCATGCGGGCAGATTGGACACAGTAGATCTGATGGTGCAgagattctcctcaaagacCAGAGAGGTGGCCAAGACGGTTTTAAAGAATATGAAAAGTGATAAAG AAAAATCCTTGCCGGAAccttttttccaggaagatccAAACTTTCCAGCTGGTGCAACAG GTACCTTCGATGTGGGTCTCTGTGGAAATGAGAAGAAG CAACCAAGAAATATttctgaagaaaacaaaaagacacaAAGAGAAGAGTTTGAAGACATACTCAGCAGACTTCACCTTCTGGACAGATATCAACACAAGTTTTCACCAGCAGATCTTGCTAAAATATGTCCATCTGTGAAACAGAGCAATGACACATGTGAGAAAGATCTGGCCCAAACTTTCCTTCAGAAGTTGATGATGTTAGATTACAGAGCCAGATACATCTCTGTACGGAAAAACAGTTCTAAGGTGAACCGGTCCGAGTCTCTTCAGGTTTCTGACAGTGATGATACAGATGACAGTGACTTAGATGCTTTGTTTAGCACCGTTGTCATAGATCAGTCAAAACAGTCTCATGTACATCCAATGGATGTTCAGATGGCAGTATTTCACTGTTCGGACAGCTTCCTTAGGCAGAACATGATCACAAAGTTGTCTCAGTGCCAGTACGCTCTACCTTTACTTGTTCCTGACCCTGCTGGATCAGATATTGAGTGTCCCCTGTGGGCCTtcagacaaataaataaaacatggaaGATCAGAGATGATTCAAACACTGTCATCATGAAGAGCATGCCAATCTGCAAAGCCAACATTCCCATGGTGACATTTCTCCGTCTGGGTTCATTGTCTCAGTCTAAATCTCAGCTCATGAACAGGCTAATCAATGAACGTCACAACATGTTCTTCCATCGAAACTGTCCAGGCAGCACCAAAACTCGTCATCTGATGGACGGTGTAGCAGAGATTGCTTGGTACTGTCCTGCTGGAAGACCAGATGATTCCTTCACAGACTGCATTGCTTTCTGTAATCTTCATGGAGATTCTCTATCGATTGACAAACAACGTAAAATACTGATCAAAATATCTTCAGTTATTGTTGTTCTTGTgccaaatctgaaaaaaaaacaagaaagtagTGCAGTCATGTCGACTCTTTACAAGTCTGAAAAACCTCTAGTTGTCCTTGTTGCTGATGATGACTTTAATGCAACTGAGATGAAACCACAAAAATACAAACTGGGCCTGAAAGACAGAAACCAGTCTGATGTTTGTGAAGAGCTGAAACAGATTATTGGAAAGGTTCTGTCTGGACTTCATACATCCTTCCAGCTTGAATCAATAGCTGAGGTCTCTGGAGTCAGAGTGGATGAAAATGACCCAGTCTGCCAAGAAGGGAAATCTGCTGCCATGGAAATATCAAAGCTGATTCAGGGGATGGATGTTTCCTGGATCAAACATTATCTTCTTCCATGTCAAGGCCAGCTTTGGCATGAGTGGTCCAGAATAAACAAAGAACTGTATCACAAAGGAACCACTGAGGAAGAAAAGAGCCAGAAGGAAAAGCGTCTGATGAAGCTGCGGGAGGAACAACGTGCTGTTTCCTGTAGAAAACTGATGAAACCAATCACTAAAAGCCTCATGGGTTTGGCACCAGAAGTCAACGCTTTTTACCTTAAATGGACTCAGATCCAATTAGATGCCCTTTCCACAGATGATCTATCTTTAATTCTCCAAGAATATGATCAAAAGTGGTCCGAGGTCCTGGCTTTAAAAAACAAGCATGACAAGTCTgctttgttaaaggaaaagcaaACTGAGCTTGAACAGTTGTCAAAAAAGCTTCAATCAGCAACGTTTGGTTTGGAGCACATCTTCAGAGAGATGGGACAGATCTATGAAGCCCACGCATCTCAGGAGAAACAAACACGGAGGTCAAAGACTGAGTGGGATAAATACCCTGCACTGGCGGCAGATCTGATGATATCAGGACACCcgatggagctgatggatggaGATGCAGGTCACGTGCCTTTAACGTGGATCTCTAGTGTTTTACAAGAAGTCATCTACaaactgggagaccagagaGTTTTCGTCTTGTCAGTTTTGGGGGTACAAAGCAGTGGAAAGTCAACAATGCTGAATGCCATGTTTGGGTTGCAGTTTGCAGTGAGTGCTTGCAGGGGCACCAGGGGTGCCCACATGCAGCTGGTCAGACTGTCAGAGGAAATCAAGGAAGACTTCAAGTTTGACTACATTCTAGTTGTGTACACTGAAGGACTTCGTGCTCCTGAGCTGGAAGGTTACACATCTCTTAAACACGACAATGAACTGGCAGCGTTTGTTGTTGGTCTGGGAAACTTGACACTGATCAACATCTTTGGTGAGAATCCAGCTGAGATGCAAGATGTCCTGCAGATTGTTGTTCAGGCTTTCATGAGGATGAAGAAAGTGAACCTTTCTCCAAGTTGTGTGTTTGTTCACCAGAATGTTACAAGTATTgcagctgcagagaaaaacatggACGGAAGGAGACGGTTGCaagaaaaactggacaagatggTTCAACTAGCTGCCAAAGAGGAAGTGTGTGATGCTGAGTGCTTCAACGATGTCATTGAATTTGATATTCAAAAAGATGTGACATACTTTGCCCAGCTGTGGGAGGGAAGTCCACCAATGGCTCCTGTAAATCCAGGTTACAGTGAGAGTGTCCAAGAACTGAAGAACCTCATCCTGTCCAAAGCTTCAGCGTCTGCTGGGATCACTCTCTCACGTTTCAGCAGCAAAGTCAAGGACCTGTGGACCGCCCTGATGAACGAAcactttgtgttttatttcaaaaatacACTAGAAATTGCAGCATACAGAAGACTTGAGGTCCAGTATGGGAACTGGACCTGGGACCTGAGGACCGAGATGCTCACCATTGAGAATCAGATTTATCCCAAAATTAAAAAGGGACAAATAGACAAGGTTGAACTCAGTTATCTTTCTAAAGAAATGAGCAAAAGATTTggtgaaataacaaaaaacatggCTGTCTTCTTTGACAACGATACAGACAAAGAAATCTTGGCTCAGTGGCGAGTCGGATTTGAAATCAAAATAAAGGAGTTTCATGACGAGCATGTGAGTGGAGTCAAAAGAAAACTGGATGAAGTTATCCAGCAGAATAAAACTCGGAAGAATCTTGATGAGAAAACAAGAGAATATGAGAGCAAGCTGCTGCAGAAGAGCAGAGAGCTCGCTCACTGGTTGAAAGACAAGGCAAGAGATGAAAAAGAACTGAAACAACAGTTTGACTCAGTTTGGGGAGGCTGGGTAACTGAATTTACTAAAGGTACAAAACCCATTGAGGACATCAACTTGGAAGAAGATCCGAAACATGTTCTTCTGGATCTTGGATTTGAATGGTCCATCATTGATGAGTCAAAAAAGAGTGGGAGATATAAAAAGCTGTCAGAAGCTATGAATTACTGTGATTACATAACCCACAAGAAATCCCAAAGGACAAAAACACCCAGTTTTTACCCAAGCCAAGTAAACATGTATACAAAGTTTTGGAATGTCTTCCCAACAGAACCAAAAGTAGGGTTTGAAGAACAGCAACTGATCAGATATCTCGTTAATGATGTTGAACAGAAGTCCCTGGAGTACATTCAGAGTAAGCCTGTAGCAACTCAAGGCTATAGTTCAGCTTATCTGCACAAAATGGCTCATTCTGTTAAACAGGCAGTCACAGAATTTAATGCAGAGAAGAAATTTTCACTTCAGAAGGAGTTTACAGTGGATCTGTCTCTGTATGTCTTTGACAAGGCAGAAAGCTGGATTTTAAAATCCCATAAGGCATACAAAGAGAAAAATGATGCTCTGACCTATTTGGACACCAAGAAAAATGGATATTACAACATTTTCAGGAGCTACTGCAGAGGAAACCCATCTGCTGTGGTGTTTGCTGAACTGATCTGTGAAAGACTGAAGGTTTCTGCTGTTGAGGCCGTCTGTAACACGACTAACATCCATCTTGCTGGCGATATGAGATATAACTTCCCAGCATTCAATGGAAACAGGCTGACCCTGGAGAAATATGTGTTGAAGTCACTAGCAGAGAAAGAAGACTTCAGTAAGTTCATCACCTACATCACAAATGCAAGGAAACAAGTGGAGGAATTCATAAAAGAAGAAgtaaagaaatacatcttcatAGAGCACAAAGATGAATCCCTGAAAAAACTCCAGAAGAATGTGGATGACATTGATAAACTTGTCAGTCAAGCTTCATTTGAAGCAACataccaagtcaagaccaagaaaGGAGACATAGAAATGTGGGTGGAGGAATTTTCCGGATTACTGGGCAATACACTGACACTTGATACCATCAGTTGTCAAAACTTCAGTGACATAaacaattttgactttcttaAAGAAGAGATTGAGCGAGGTCTTAAATCCATCAAGGAGATGAAGCGCCTCTCTCTGGACGACGTGACAAAGTTCAGACTGAAACCTGATGAAATCCTCATTGAACAGCTGTGTAACGGCTGCTGGGAACGTTGTCCCTTCTGTGGAACTGTTTGCACCAACACAGTCGCAGACCACATTAGGGACAAAGAAAAGGACAAACATAGTGCACTTTTTCATCAACCAAGTGGAGTTCAGGGCCAACATATAAAAGGCACAGTGGATCTGGTCATTGATTTCTGCACCACTTTAGTGGTGAGTGACGGAAGTTTCTACCCCAGTCATGATTCAGAAGAGACTGTTCCTTATAAACGGTATCAAACTGCAGGGGGGAAGTATGCATCATGGAGGATTACTGCTGATGAATCCAAGCTGGCCTACTGGAAATGGTTTGTGTGTCGCTTTCAGGAGGACCTGGAAGATCACTATAAGATGAAATTCCAGGGTCATGGAGAAATTCCTTGTGAATGGAGGAACTGCAGTAAAGAGGAAGCTATTGAAAGTCTTGATGAAATGTTCAGATTGTGA
- the LOC133425180 gene encoding interferon-induced very large GTPase 1-like isoform X1, with amino-acid sequence MDQWEDKRVPLLREQKRGRGVQSIQLQTRDDVTSEDPDDFREVMTSGIDKDIEVKRWLKRTLENLGSKGLEEFQWYLVNADESEDGFKPIPLCRLEHAGRLDTVDLMVQRFSSKTREVAKTVLKNMKSDKAEKSLPEPFFQEDPNFPAGATGTFDVGLCGNEKKQPRNISEENKKTQREEFEDILSRLHLLDRYQHKFSPADLAKICPSVKQSNDTCEKDLAQTFLQKLMMLDYRARYISVRKNSSKVNRSESLQVSDSDDTDDSDLDALFSTVVIDQSKQSHVHPMDVQMAVFHCSDSFLRQNMITKLSQCQYALPLLVPDPAGSDIECPLWAFRQINKTWKIRDDSNTVIMKSMPICKANIPMVTFLRLGSLSQSKSQLMNRLINERHNMFFHRNCPGSTKTRHLMDGVAEIAWYCPAGRPDDSFTDCIAFCNLHGDSLSIDKQRKILIKISSVIVVLVPNLKKKQESSAVMSTLYKSEKPLVVLVADDDFNATEMKPQKYKLGLKDRNQSDVCEELKQIIGKVLSGLHTSFQLESIAEVSGVRVDENDPVCQEGKSAAMEISKLIQGMDVSWIKHYLLPCQGQLWHEWSRINKELYHKGTTEEEKSQKEKRLMKLREEQRAVSCRKLMKPITKSLMGLAPEVNAFYLKWTQIQLDALSTDDLSLILQEYDQKWSEVLALKNKHDKSALLKEKQTELEQLSKKLQSATFGLEHIFREMGQIYEAHASQEKQTRRSKTEWDKYPALAADLMISGHPMELMDGDAGHVPLTWISSVLQEVIYKLGDQRVFVLSVLGVQSSGKSTMLNAMFGLQFAVSACRGTRGAHMQLVRLSEEIKEDFKFDYILVVYTEGLRAPELEGYTSLKHDNELAAFVVGLGNLTLINIFGENPAEMQDVLQIVVQAFMRMKKVNLSPSCVFVHQNVTSIAAAEKNMDGRRRLQEKLDKMVQLAAKEEVCDAECFNDVIEFDIQKDVTYFAQLWEGSPPMAPVNPGYSESVQELKNLILSKASASAGITLSRFSSKVKDLWTALMNEHFVFYFKNTLEIAAYRRLEVQYGNWTWDLRTEMLTIENQIYPKIKKGQIDKVELSYLSKEMSKRFGEITKNMAVFFDNDTDKEILAQWRVGFEIKIKEFHDEHVSGVKRKLDEVIQQNKTRKNLDEKTREYESKLLQKSRELAHWLKDKARDEKELKQQFDSVWGGWVTEFTKGTKPIEDINLEEDPKHVLLDLGFEWSIIDESKKSGRYKKLSEAMNYCDYITHKKSQRTKTPSFYPSQVNMYTKFWNVFPTEPKVGFEEQQLIRYLVNDVEQKSLEYIQSKPVATQGYSSAYLHKMAHSVKQAVTEFNAEKKFSLQKEFTVDLSLYVFDKAESWILKSHKAYKEKNDALTYLDTKKNGYYNIFRSYCRGNPSAVVFAELICERLKVSAVEAVCNTTNIHLAGDMRYNFPAFNGNRLTLEKYVLKSLAEKEDFSKFITYITNARKQVEEFIKEEVKKYIFIEHKDESLKKLQKNVDDIDKLVSQASFEATYQVKTKKGDIEMWVEEFSGLLGNTLTLDTISCQNFSDINNFDFLKEEIERGLKSIKEMKRLSLDDVTKFRLKPDEILIEQLCNGCWERCPFCGTVCTNTVADHIRDKEKDKHSALFHQPSGVQGQHIKGTVDLVIDFCTTLVVSDGSFYPSHDSEETVPYKRYQTAGGKYASWRITADESKLAYWKWFVCRFQEDLEDHYKMKFQGHGEIPCEWRNCSKEEAIESLDEMFRL; translated from the exons CATTCAGCTTCAAACACGTGATGATGTGACGTCTGAGGACCCTGATGACTTCAGGGAAGTGATGACCTCCGGGATTGACAAAGATATT gagGTAAAGAGGTGGTTGAAGCGCACTTTGGAGAATTTGGGCTCCAAGGGGCTGGAGGAATTCCAGTGGTACCTGGTGAATGCAGATGAATCAGAAGATGGTTTCAAACCGATCCCACTGTGTCGTCTGGAGCATGCGGGCAGATTGGACACAGTAGATCTGATGGTGCAgagattctcctcaaagacCAGAGAGGTGGCCAAGACGGTTTTAAAGAATATGAAAAGTGATAAAG CAGAAAAATCCTTGCCGGAAccttttttccaggaagatccAAACTTTCCAGCTGGTGCAACAG GTACCTTCGATGTGGGTCTCTGTGGAAATGAGAAGAAG CAACCAAGAAATATttctgaagaaaacaaaaagacacaAAGAGAAGAGTTTGAAGACATACTCAGCAGACTTCACCTTCTGGACAGATATCAACACAAGTTTTCACCAGCAGATCTTGCTAAAATATGTCCATCTGTGAAACAGAGCAATGACACATGTGAGAAAGATCTGGCCCAAACTTTCCTTCAGAAGTTGATGATGTTAGATTACAGAGCCAGATACATCTCTGTACGGAAAAACAGTTCTAAGGTGAACCGGTCCGAGTCTCTTCAGGTTTCTGACAGTGATGATACAGATGACAGTGACTTAGATGCTTTGTTTAGCACCGTTGTCATAGATCAGTCAAAACAGTCTCATGTACATCCAATGGATGTTCAGATGGCAGTATTTCACTGTTCGGACAGCTTCCTTAGGCAGAACATGATCACAAAGTTGTCTCAGTGCCAGTACGCTCTACCTTTACTTGTTCCTGACCCTGCTGGATCAGATATTGAGTGTCCCCTGTGGGCCTtcagacaaataaataaaacatggaaGATCAGAGATGATTCAAACACTGTCATCATGAAGAGCATGCCAATCTGCAAAGCCAACATTCCCATGGTGACATTTCTCCGTCTGGGTTCATTGTCTCAGTCTAAATCTCAGCTCATGAACAGGCTAATCAATGAACGTCACAACATGTTCTTCCATCGAAACTGTCCAGGCAGCACCAAAACTCGTCATCTGATGGACGGTGTAGCAGAGATTGCTTGGTACTGTCCTGCTGGAAGACCAGATGATTCCTTCACAGACTGCATTGCTTTCTGTAATCTTCATGGAGATTCTCTATCGATTGACAAACAACGTAAAATACTGATCAAAATATCTTCAGTTATTGTTGTTCTTGTgccaaatctgaaaaaaaaacaagaaagtagTGCAGTCATGTCGACTCTTTACAAGTCTGAAAAACCTCTAGTTGTCCTTGTTGCTGATGATGACTTTAATGCAACTGAGATGAAACCACAAAAATACAAACTGGGCCTGAAAGACAGAAACCAGTCTGATGTTTGTGAAGAGCTGAAACAGATTATTGGAAAGGTTCTGTCTGGACTTCATACATCCTTCCAGCTTGAATCAATAGCTGAGGTCTCTGGAGTCAGAGTGGATGAAAATGACCCAGTCTGCCAAGAAGGGAAATCTGCTGCCATGGAAATATCAAAGCTGATTCAGGGGATGGATGTTTCCTGGATCAAACATTATCTTCTTCCATGTCAAGGCCAGCTTTGGCATGAGTGGTCCAGAATAAACAAAGAACTGTATCACAAAGGAACCACTGAGGAAGAAAAGAGCCAGAAGGAAAAGCGTCTGATGAAGCTGCGGGAGGAACAACGTGCTGTTTCCTGTAGAAAACTGATGAAACCAATCACTAAAAGCCTCATGGGTTTGGCACCAGAAGTCAACGCTTTTTACCTTAAATGGACTCAGATCCAATTAGATGCCCTTTCCACAGATGATCTATCTTTAATTCTCCAAGAATATGATCAAAAGTGGTCCGAGGTCCTGGCTTTAAAAAACAAGCATGACAAGTCTgctttgttaaaggaaaagcaaACTGAGCTTGAACAGTTGTCAAAAAAGCTTCAATCAGCAACGTTTGGTTTGGAGCACATCTTCAGAGAGATGGGACAGATCTATGAAGCCCACGCATCTCAGGAGAAACAAACACGGAGGTCAAAGACTGAGTGGGATAAATACCCTGCACTGGCGGCAGATCTGATGATATCAGGACACCcgatggagctgatggatggaGATGCAGGTCACGTGCCTTTAACGTGGATCTCTAGTGTTTTACAAGAAGTCATCTACaaactgggagaccagagaGTTTTCGTCTTGTCAGTTTTGGGGGTACAAAGCAGTGGAAAGTCAACAATGCTGAATGCCATGTTTGGGTTGCAGTTTGCAGTGAGTGCTTGCAGGGGCACCAGGGGTGCCCACATGCAGCTGGTCAGACTGTCAGAGGAAATCAAGGAAGACTTCAAGTTTGACTACATTCTAGTTGTGTACACTGAAGGACTTCGTGCTCCTGAGCTGGAAGGTTACACATCTCTTAAACACGACAATGAACTGGCAGCGTTTGTTGTTGGTCTGGGAAACTTGACACTGATCAACATCTTTGGTGAGAATCCAGCTGAGATGCAAGATGTCCTGCAGATTGTTGTTCAGGCTTTCATGAGGATGAAGAAAGTGAACCTTTCTCCAAGTTGTGTGTTTGTTCACCAGAATGTTACAAGTATTgcagctgcagagaaaaacatggACGGAAGGAGACGGTTGCaagaaaaactggacaagatggTTCAACTAGCTGCCAAAGAGGAAGTGTGTGATGCTGAGTGCTTCAACGATGTCATTGAATTTGATATTCAAAAAGATGTGACATACTTTGCCCAGCTGTGGGAGGGAAGTCCACCAATGGCTCCTGTAAATCCAGGTTACAGTGAGAGTGTCCAAGAACTGAAGAACCTCATCCTGTCCAAAGCTTCAGCGTCTGCTGGGATCACTCTCTCACGTTTCAGCAGCAAAGTCAAGGACCTGTGGACCGCCCTGATGAACGAAcactttgtgttttatttcaaaaatacACTAGAAATTGCAGCATACAGAAGACTTGAGGTCCAGTATGGGAACTGGACCTGGGACCTGAGGACCGAGATGCTCACCATTGAGAATCAGATTTATCCCAAAATTAAAAAGGGACAAATAGACAAGGTTGAACTCAGTTATCTTTCTAAAGAAATGAGCAAAAGATTTggtgaaataacaaaaaacatggCTGTCTTCTTTGACAACGATACAGACAAAGAAATCTTGGCTCAGTGGCGAGTCGGATTTGAAATCAAAATAAAGGAGTTTCATGACGAGCATGTGAGTGGAGTCAAAAGAAAACTGGATGAAGTTATCCAGCAGAATAAAACTCGGAAGAATCTTGATGAGAAAACAAGAGAATATGAGAGCAAGCTGCTGCAGAAGAGCAGAGAGCTCGCTCACTGGTTGAAAGACAAGGCAAGAGATGAAAAAGAACTGAAACAACAGTTTGACTCAGTTTGGGGAGGCTGGGTAACTGAATTTACTAAAGGTACAAAACCCATTGAGGACATCAACTTGGAAGAAGATCCGAAACATGTTCTTCTGGATCTTGGATTTGAATGGTCCATCATTGATGAGTCAAAAAAGAGTGGGAGATATAAAAAGCTGTCAGAAGCTATGAATTACTGTGATTACATAACCCACAAGAAATCCCAAAGGACAAAAACACCCAGTTTTTACCCAAGCCAAGTAAACATGTATACAAAGTTTTGGAATGTCTTCCCAACAGAACCAAAAGTAGGGTTTGAAGAACAGCAACTGATCAGATATCTCGTTAATGATGTTGAACAGAAGTCCCTGGAGTACATTCAGAGTAAGCCTGTAGCAACTCAAGGCTATAGTTCAGCTTATCTGCACAAAATGGCTCATTCTGTTAAACAGGCAGTCACAGAATTTAATGCAGAGAAGAAATTTTCACTTCAGAAGGAGTTTACAGTGGATCTGTCTCTGTATGTCTTTGACAAGGCAGAAAGCTGGATTTTAAAATCCCATAAGGCATACAAAGAGAAAAATGATGCTCTGACCTATTTGGACACCAAGAAAAATGGATATTACAACATTTTCAGGAGCTACTGCAGAGGAAACCCATCTGCTGTGGTGTTTGCTGAACTGATCTGTGAAAGACTGAAGGTTTCTGCTGTTGAGGCCGTCTGTAACACGACTAACATCCATCTTGCTGGCGATATGAGATATAACTTCCCAGCATTCAATGGAAACAGGCTGACCCTGGAGAAATATGTGTTGAAGTCACTAGCAGAGAAAGAAGACTTCAGTAAGTTCATCACCTACATCACAAATGCAAGGAAACAAGTGGAGGAATTCATAAAAGAAGAAgtaaagaaatacatcttcatAGAGCACAAAGATGAATCCCTGAAAAAACTCCAGAAGAATGTGGATGACATTGATAAACTTGTCAGTCAAGCTTCATTTGAAGCAACataccaagtcaagaccaagaaaGGAGACATAGAAATGTGGGTGGAGGAATTTTCCGGATTACTGGGCAATACACTGACACTTGATACCATCAGTTGTCAAAACTTCAGTGACATAaacaattttgactttcttaAAGAAGAGATTGAGCGAGGTCTTAAATCCATCAAGGAGATGAAGCGCCTCTCTCTGGACGACGTGACAAAGTTCAGACTGAAACCTGATGAAATCCTCATTGAACAGCTGTGTAACGGCTGCTGGGAACGTTGTCCCTTCTGTGGAACTGTTTGCACCAACACAGTCGCAGACCACATTAGGGACAAAGAAAAGGACAAACATAGTGCACTTTTTCATCAACCAAGTGGAGTTCAGGGCCAACATATAAAAGGCACAGTGGATCTGGTCATTGATTTCTGCACCACTTTAGTGGTGAGTGACGGAAGTTTCTACCCCAGTCATGATTCAGAAGAGACTGTTCCTTATAAACGGTATCAAACTGCAGGGGGGAAGTATGCATCATGGAGGATTACTGCTGATGAATCCAAGCTGGCCTACTGGAAATGGTTTGTGTGTCGCTTTCAGGAGGACCTGGAAGATCACTATAAGATGAAATTCCAGGGTCATGGAGAAATTCCTTGTGAATGGAGGAACTGCAGTAAAGAGGAAGCTATTGAAAGTCTTGATGAAATGTTCAGATTGTGA